ATTCAAAACGACAATGTCCAATTTTTCAATGTTTTGAAGAAAAACGGATATGTTTTGAGAGATGGATTCCAAATTGTTCAAATCCAAGGAGCAAAAATGGAAACTCTTATTGTTAATTAAGTCTTTTGGAGTTCTACGGCTAAGTCCATAAACTTCATGTCCTTGAGCAAGTAGTTCTTTGGCAAGGCCCAAGCCTATGCCTGAACTGCAACCAGTAAGCAATACTTTTTTCATTTCGTTTTTTTATTTTAATTCTATCGGAAATATCAAGTTGGTTCTTGGTGTGTGTAGAAATTATCCGGCCTGGGTTTCAGCTCCTATCACCTCATAGGTTTTTCCCAAGAAAGTGATTTGGCCTTCGCCTAGTTCTCCTTTTAACACGTATTTTTCTATGTAGTCCTTTGTGCCGTGAATTAATAGCTGAGCGAATAATTTGCCTTTGATGACGGTTGCATTGGATTTGATGGCCATCATAGGGTTATGTCTGTTGTTTTCGGCAAGCAAATTAAGTCCTTCGATTTCTACTTGAGCGGATTTGATTTGATGATTGAGCCAAGCGATTTCATTAGCGTCTGGTTCTGATTCCAGTTTTCTTTCAGCGCTTGATATTTCCTCTTCGAGTTTTTTTATTGCTTGTTCCGTATTGTTAGAAGGCGGAGCGTAGCGCTTTTCACGTCTTTGTTGTTCCGCTTCCAAATATATCTCATCATTGATCCAAGCTTCCATTTGGTTAAGGAATTTCTGGCAGTCGCTCAGGTTTGTGGCAATGGTTGGGTATTTGTCTGTCGGAAATAAATCTTTTGAACTTATAGAGAGTTCCATAAAAAAGTAGTTAAGTTTTGAAATAAGTTGATGCCTAAATTTCCGACAATTTACAGACCAACTTTTATTGAGAAAAAGATAACTTGCGAAATTTCTTTTTTTAGCTTAAAATGTCTTTGGCTGTTTGAAGCATTTCGATTTGCATGAAGCAATTTTGCAAGGTATCGAATTCTGTTTTATCCAGCATTAGTGTGGGCTGGCTTTTAGTAGTGCGAATGGCGAGCAACATTTGCCCGCCAAATAAACTGGCGCATTCATCAAAATTTGACCTGCAAACAAGCTTCTTGAGACTGGAGTATTCATTGTAAGCCATTTTGCAATAATAAGTTTTGCACTTGAAAATCATTTCGGAACATGTCAAGCACTGGGCTATGTATACTCCGTCCGTGTCAGCAAGGACTTTATGTAAGCAGCTCATATTTTTTCTTAAGATTCGAATTCTTCCAAGATTTGCTCCGTCCAGATTTGAAGCCTTTCGTCTGTTAATTCAGGCTCGTTGTCGACATCTATCGCCAAGCCTTTGAAATAAGTGTGTCCTTCAAGTTCGATTTCGGCTTTGGAAGCGGCGTATTCGTATCCTTCGGCATCCCAAAGTCCGATTAATTGTCCTCCATTTTCCATTACCACATCGGCAAGAATTCCCACTCCATCAATAAACCAATCTCCGTACCCATGTTGATCGCCTAAGCCGAATATGGCTACAGTTTTGCCGGTAAAGTCAATTTCTTGGAAGTAATTGTCATACGCGGTTTCCCAATCGCTTTGCAATTCGCCGTCGTACCAAGTTGGAATGCCGATGACGATACGCTCGTATTCAGCAAAAGTTTCCGCTGAAGCGTCGCTAACATAATGTTCGTCGATATTTTCCGCTCCTAGCAATTCGATAAGCGAATTGACTACTTCCTCTGTATTTCCTGTGTCTGATCCGTAAAAAAGCCCGATTTTCATAAGCTTCAATTATTATTTAAACTCAATAAAAATAAATTTAATCCTTAAAATTATTTCATCCAAGGAAAAAGTCAAATAAACAATTTTATTGGCAGTATTGGCCTTTTTTGAGACAGTAATATATCAGTCTTAGCGTCTTGGGAATTATTCCAGCAAGCTGGAGTGATGGATGAAATATTTCGCAGAACAAAAAAGGCCTTTTCAATGAAGAAAAGGCCTTGGAGATATAGCTATAATGGATTATTATTTCTAATTGAATTGGACATAGTGTTTCCACTTGTCAATCACGTCTGTGAAGTCTTTAGGCAGTTCAGATTCGAATTGCATTTTTTCTTTAGTGATCGGATGGATGAAGCCTAGAGACTTGGCATGCAAGGCTTGTCTAGGCATGATTTTAAAACAGTTGTCGATAAACTGCTTGTATTTGGTGAAAGTCGTTCCCTTCAAAATTTTGTCTCCGCCATAGGTGGAGTCATTGAATAATGGATGGCCCAAGTGTTTCATATGGGCTCTTATTTGGTGCGTTCTTCCAGTTTCCAAGTTGCATTTGATCAAGGAAACATATCTCAGCCTTTCGATAACTTTATAGTGAGTGATCGCATGCCTGCCAATGTCACCCTCAGGAAATGCCGCTACTACTCTTCTGTCTTTGAAGCTTCTGCCCAAATGGCAATCAATCGTTCCTTTGTCTTCCGACACATCTCCCCATACCAAAGCATAGTAAGTTCTTTCGATGGAGTGATCGAAGAATTGCTTGGCAAGGCCAGTCATTGCTTTCTCGGATTTGGCAATAACCAAAAGTCCGCTGGTGTCTTTGTCAATCCTATGCACAAGTCCGGGGCGACCTTCATTGTCAGGCATGGTTGGCAAGTTTTGAAAGTGGTAAGCCAAGGCATTCACCAAAGTGCCATTCCAATTGTTGTAAGCA
The Aureibacter tunicatorum DNA segment above includes these coding regions:
- a CDS encoding flavodoxin, which codes for MKIGLFYGSDTGNTEEVVNSLIELLGAENIDEHYVSDASAETFAEYERIVIGIPTWYDGELQSDWETAYDNYFQEIDFTGKTVAIFGLGDQHGYGDWFIDGVGILADVVMENGGQLIGLWDAEGYEYAASKAEIELEGHTYFKGLAIDVDNEPELTDERLQIWTEQILEEFES
- a CDS encoding RluA family pseudouridine synthase, with protein sequence MSEKEDIIEESQDELYEHHRIIADPKQQLLRLDKFLMDRLPNVTRNKVQAAIKDGFVKVNDENVKPNYKVRPNDDIVIALPEPPRETEVIPEDIPLNIVYEDDHILVVNKEAGMVVHPAYNNWNGTLVNALAYHFQNLPTMPDNEGRPGLVHRIDKDTSGLLVIAKSEKAMTGLAKQFFDHSIERTYYALVWGDVSEDKGTIDCHLGRSFKDRRVVAAFPEGDIGRHAITHYKVIERLRYVSLIKCNLETGRTHQIRAHMKHLGHPLFNDSTYGGDKILKGTTFTKYKQFIDNCFKIMPRQALHAKSLGFIHPITKEKMQFESELPKDFTDVIDKWKHYVQFN